In Phaseolus vulgaris cultivar G19833 chromosome 10, P. vulgaris v2.0, whole genome shotgun sequence, a single genomic region encodes these proteins:
- the LOC137818118 gene encoding 3-isopropylmalate dehydratase small subunit 1-like — protein MKTMALFSATAATVIPRNLAIASSSKHFLAHSLLPSFPRFVSFPTPKSNPRNLRTVSLQSPRAQASASPSPSATFHGLCYVVGDNIDTDQIIPAEYLTLVPSKPDEYEKLGSYALVGLPASYATRFVDAGETKTKYAIVIGGANFGCGSSREHAPVALGAAGVSAVVAESYARIFFRNSVATGEVYPLESESRLCEECRTGDVVTIELGESRLINHTTGKEYRLNPIGDAGPVIEAGGIFAYARKSGMIPSR, from the coding sequence ATGAAAACAATGGCGTTATTCTCTGCAACTGCTGCAACCGTTATTCCTCGAAACCTCGCCATCGCTTCTTCCTCCAAACACTTCCTAGCTCattctcttcttccttcttttcctCGCTTCGTCTCATTCCCCACTCCCAAATCAAACCCTCGCAATCTTCGAACGGTTTCTCTTCAATCCCCACGCGCACAAGCCAGCGCGTCTCCCTCTCCCTCCGCCACCTTCCACGGCCTCTGCTACGTCGTCGGCGACAACATCGACACGGACCAGATCATCCCCGCGGAATACCTCACCCTCGTTCCTTCCAAGCCCGACGAGTACGAGAAGCTCGGCTCCTACGCCCTCGTCGGCCTCCCGGCCTCCTACGCCACGCGCTTCGTTGACGCCGGTGAGACCAAGACTAAGTACGCCATCGTCATCGGCGGCGCCAACTTCGGCTGCGGCTCCTCCCGCGAGCACGCGCCCGTCGCACTGGGCGCAGCCGGCGTTTCCGCCGTGGTTGCGGAGTCGTACGCGCGGATCTTCTTCCGGAACTCGGTGGCCACCGGCGAGGTGTACCCTCTGGAGTCGGAGAGCCGCCTCTGCGAGGAGTGCCGCACCGGCGATGTTGTCACGATTGAGCTCGGAGAGAGCCGCTTGATCAATCACACCACCGGAAAGGAGTATCGCTTGAATCCGATCGGCGACGCGGGTCCGGTGATTGAGGCTGGTGGCATCTTTGCTTATGCGAGGAAGTCCGGCATGATTCCCTCTCGTTGA
- the LOC137818716 gene encoding uncharacterized protein, protein MASSRRCATLICSIAFSIYFFIIIFQVPIFSVPCRIGICKTPIEVTASQLIASEVVPLSVVKILVYPGALAKAICNQKTIPSYKNLLNFQQLNTRAVSAASDIQRLEVLAGSYLSVAGAITGLIKPGRMGLFGILLLIWGVIRESIMGKSGFAQTKGIHIYPAMYIILISAFFSIRKDVRKLIRTFTRKRVVKAKRVKSKRK, encoded by the exons ATGGCTTCTTCTAGGAGATGCGCCACCCTCATTTGCTCCATTGCCTTttcaatatatttctttatcatCATTTTTCAAGTTCCCATTTTCAG TGTTCCATGCAGAATAGGAATCTGCAAGACACCGATTGAAGTGACAGCATCTCAGTTAATTGCAAGTGAGGTCGTCCCTCTTTCTGTAGTGAAGATTCTTGTCTACCCTGGAGCTCTGGCAAAGGCAATTTGCAACCAGAAAACCATTCCAAGCTACAAAAATCTGCTAAACTTTCAACAGCTCAATACAAGGGCAGTCTCTGCTGCATCAGATATCCAACGCCTAGAG GTTCTTGCAGGAAGCTACTTGTCTGTGGCAGGAGCAATCACAGGGCTGATAAAACCAGGGAGAATGGGACTTTTTGGAATACTTCTTCTCATATGGGGTGTGATTAGAGAGTCAATAATGGGAAAATCCGGATTTGCTCAAACAAAAGGCATCCATATCTATCCAGCCATGTATATTATACTAATCTCAGCATTCTTCTCAATTAGAAAGGATGTGAGAAAGTTAATTCGCACCTTCACTAGAAAGCGTGTAGTGAAGGCTAAACGTGTGAAATCAAAGAGAAAATGA